The genome window AATAAAAGTAGCTGCAATCCCTTCGGAGACTAGCGCATCTACTTGATCCTTCATAAGTGAAATTAGCGGAGAAACAACAATGGTTAAACCGTCAAAAAGAAGTGCTGGAATCTGGTAACAAAGCGACTTCCCGCCACCAGTCGGCATGATTGCTAGCGTGTCTTCTCCTGCGCAAAGTTTCGAAATAACGTCTACTTGTCCATTTCGAAAATCTTGATAACCAAAATTTTGCTGTAAAATAGCTCTTGCTTGCTCTATCATTATCTTTTTTCACGCCTCCTCTATAGAAACAGTATAGCGGTTTTACGACCTTAATTGAAGTCTTTTGGGGAAATTCGTGTTTTCTCGCAGTTTTCTTATTTTTATAGTAGAAATTAAAAAGCAGAAACCTCTTTTAGAAGAGATTCCTGCTTTTTCGACTTTAAGAAATACTATAATTTGGCGCTTCTTTTGTAATTTGAATATCATGTGGGTGACTTTCACGAAGTCCAGCACCAGTCATACGAACGAACGCCGCTTCTTCGCGAAGGTGTCTTAAATCTGGTGAACCAGTGTAACCCATACCTGAACGAATACCGCCAACTAATTGGAAGATAATATCAGCAACGGAGCCTTTATAAGGAACACGGCCTTCAATACCTTCAGGAACAAGTTTTTTCGCATCAGCTTGGAAATAACGATCTTTTGAACCATGCTCCATCGCTGCCAAACTACCCATACCTCGATAAGTTTTAAATTGACGACCTTGGAAAATCTCAGTTTCACCAGGGCTTTCGTCCGTTCCAGCAAGCATACTTCCTAGCATAACTGCATTTCCTCCAGCAGCTAGAGCTTTCACGATATCACCGGAGTATTTAATGCCGCCGTCTGCGATAATTGTTTTACCAAATTCACGTGCAACAGTCGCACAATCATAAATAGCTGTGATTTGCGGAACCCCAACACCTGCAACTACACGTGTCGTACAGATGGATCCAGGACCAATCCCAACTTTTACGATATCAACACCAACTTCAAAAAGAGCACGTGCTCCTTCAGCTGTTGCAACGTTTCCGGCAACAATTACTACATCTTTGAAAGTTTGACGGATTTCAGATATTTTATTAATAACGCCTGCTGAATGTCCGTGCGCAGTATCAATTACAATCGCATCTACACCAGCTTCGATTAATTTTTCAACACGAACAAAAGTATCATTCGTAATTCCAACAGCTGCTGCGGCAAGTAGTCTACCATGCTTGTCTTTAGCAGAGTTCGGGAATTCAATTACTTTTTCAATATCTTTAATAGTGATAAGCCCTTTTAGAATGCCTGCTTCATCAACAAGTGGCAATTTTTCGATGCGGTGTTTTTGCAGAATCTGCTCAGCTTGTTTTAGCGTAGTTCCAACTGGCGCTGTCACTAGGTTTTCCTTTGTCATAACATCTTTAATTACTGTAGAATAATCGGAAATAAAACGTAAATCGCGGTTAGTTAAAATCCCAACTAGTTTGCGCTCTTTCTCGTTGTTCACGATTGGAACACCTGAGATACGATATTTACCCATCAAATGCTCTGCAGCAAAAACTTGGTGATCTGGAGTCAGATAAAATGGATCAATAATAACGCCACTTTCAGAGCGTTTCACCTTCTCGATTTCTTCCGCTTGTTGTTCAATACTCATATTCTTATGAACAACACCGATTCCGCCTTGGCGCGCAATTGCAATTGCCATTTTGGCTTCTGTAATTGTGTCCATTCCGGCACTCCAAATTGGTACATTTAATTTGAGTGATGGAGCCATTTCTACACTTAAATCTACATCATTTGGTAATACGTCCGATTTCGCTGGAACGAGTAAAACGTCATCAAATGTTAAGCCTTCTTTTGCAAATTTTGTTTCCCACATGGGTCGCAAACACTCCTTTTTATTGGTACTCGCTTTTTATATAGAAAAAACGCATCATCTTATCCTTATTTTCATAAAGAAAAAATGGTGGAAAATATCCACATCATGCGACTTGTCTTCTATAATCATGCTGAAATAGCCAATGTATATTTTTAGTTATTGAATATGATGTTACAAGAAGCTAGGAGCTATGTCAAGAAGGTTTTCCTTTGTTGTTTTATTCAGAAAATATAGTAAAAAATGTTTCACGTGAAACATTTTAAAAAGTCGCCTAAGATTGTTATCTTAAACGACTTCGCTATTTATTAATTTGTTATATAACTTCAAGTTTTCTTCATCGAAACAAACAAAGCGTATTTCTTTAATACTTGCATCATACTCTTCTTCTACCCATTTACGAACGGTATAAAGAGCTACCTCAGCTGCTAGTTTTTTAGGAAAGCCATACACACCAGTAGAAATATTAGGAAAAGCAATCGAAGTTAAGTCTTTTCCGGCCGCTAAGTCTAACGCTTTCCAATAACAAGATGCCAGTTTATTCGCTTCTTGATGCTCTCCATCTTTCCAAATCGGACCCACAGCATGGATAATGTAAGTTGCTTTTAAATCACCCGCAGACGTGATGACCGCCTCACCTGCTGGACATGAGCCGATGCGATTAATAACCTCTTGACATTCTTTTAATAAATCCGGCCCCGCCGCTTGATGGATAGCCCCGTCCACTCCGCCGCCACCTAACAGCCCGGAGTTAGCAGCATTTACAATGACGTCCACTTCTTGTTCCGTAATATCACCTTTTACAATTGTTATTTCCATACCATCACCTCTTTTCTTCATTCTAATTTATTTTGAAAGTGATTTCCAGCAAGTCGATTATCTTCGCTTACTAGTTGCATAACTGTAATTGCCTTCATAAACGGTTAATTGTTTATTCTCCAGCCAAATGACTTTAGAGCATAGCTGATCAATAAAATAGCGATCGTGCGATACAGTGATAATTGTGCCGCTAAATGCCCGAAGTGCTTCTTCTAAAATTTCACGCGAGGCGATATCTAAATGGTTAGTCGGCTCATCAAGTATCAGCGTATTCACTGGCATATTAATAAATTGCGCCAACCTAAGTCGCATACGTTCGCCGCCGCTAATATTCCCTACTTTTCGGAAAACCATCTCTCCATAAAACATGAAGCCTGCTAGCATTTGTCGTGCTTCTCCTTCTGTCACAGCAACCTTATCCCGAAATGCATCCAGTACAGTCAGCGCTTCATTCAGCTCTTCCATTTGCTGAGAAAGCGACGCAATTTTCACACTCGCGCCAACCTTAATCATGCCACCATCAGGAACAACTTTCCCTTCCATTATTTTAAGCAAAGTAGATTTGCCGGCGCCGTTTTCACCGATAATCGCTACTCGTTCTCCTTGCCTAATTTGCAAAGAAACATCTTGTACGATTGCTTTTTCGCTAAATGACTTGCTTAAGTTTTCCATAACCACAACTTCTTGTCCACTTCGACCAGCTTCATCGAATTGTAATTGCATTTGTTTTTGCGTTAACACTGGACGCTTTACTTTTTCCATCCGTTCTAATGCCCGTTCCATGTTTTTCGCCCTTCGGAACATGGCATCGTTTGGCGGATTGGCTTGCATTGCCCACTGGCGCAATCGTTTGATGGCTTGCTGCATCTTTTTGATTTTCTTTTGTTGGTCTTTGTAATCTTGGAATTCCCGCAATAGCCGTTCTTCTCGTTCTTTCAAATATCCAGAAAAATTCGTATGATAAACTATTAATTCGCGGTTCTCAAGCTCCACCATTTTCTCGACTACTTCATCTAAAAAGTAGCGATCATGAGATACAACTAATACGGTTCCCGAATAATGTTGTAAAAACGCGGTCAACCATTCTACCGCCATCAAATCCAAGTGGTTCGTAGGTTCATCTAAGAGTAATAAATCTGTTTTCTGTAATAATAAATGCGCTAATGCAGCCTTCGTCTTCTCACCACCACTCAAGTCTCCCCATCGTTGCGACAGTAGCAATCCAATACCAAGCCCATTCACCACTTTATTCAAATTGGCATCCATCTCATATCCACCAAGCTCGCCAAATAATGCCATTTTATCCCCGTAACGGTTCATTAGTTTTTCGCTTGCATTCGTTGCCATTTCTGCTTCTAATGAACGCAATTCTTTTTCCATATCCTCTAACTCGCCAAAACTAGTCCGCAAATAATGTTCTACTATTATATTAGGATCCACGCTCGACAATTGCTCTAAAAGCCCAATTCTCGCTCCCTTTTTACTCGTTACAATCCCGCTATCAACTCCCTCAGTCCCTTTTAAAATTTTCAAAATGGTACTTTTCCCTTCGCCATTACGACCAATTAAACCGACGCGCTCGCCTTCTTCTAATTGAAGAGATACTTTCTCTAAAATAATATCTCCGGTAAAACTTTTAACTACCTCATTCATTGCTACTATTGTCATTTTATCCTCCGTTTATCCAAGGAAGCATGGCAAAATGTTTCACGTGAAACATTTTTTCAGACAACAAAAAAGCGTCAGACAAGCGCCCGACGCCAATTATAAGTATAATACTAATTTAGCACTATACAAATCGATTGCGTGACTCCATGCTTCTCTCATTTTTTCTAGTTATACAGTTTTTTGGGCAGACTTCGCCAATGTAACTGCAATAACGGAAAAAATTGCACGGACAATATACAAAAATTTAGCTATACTAGTTCGCGCATTCAAAAGAAACATGTCATCTCACCTCTTTTCATTAATACATATAGAATAAAGGATGCTGCCCCAAATGTCAATTGTTCTCCCAATCACATGCACGAAACACAGCGTTTCAACTCAGAAACTTATACCATTGATATGAAACACGAACCCAAAGCACCAAAATCTATTTACCAATTAGTCGAAACCGTTTACATTAATAAGGCAAGCAAAACTAAAACAGACTAATCGCACATAATTTTTGGAGGTGCCATAATGGAACATAATAAGTTGAAACCTTTCCCAAAAGATTTTCTATGGGGATCAGCTTCTGCAGCGTACCAAGTAGAAGGTGCCTGGGATGAGGATGGCAAAGGACCATCTGTATGGGATGAATTTGTTCGCATTCCTGGAACAACATTCAAAGAAACAAACGGAGATGTAGCGGTGGACAATTACCATCGTTATAAAGAAGATGTCGCATTGATGGCTGAACAGGGCCTAAAAGCATATCGTTTCTCTGTCGCATGGAGTCGCGTTATCCCGCATGGTAACGGGGAAGTTAACGAAGCAGGACTTAAATTCTATGATAATTTGATTGATGAACTTCTTTCTTATGGAATTGAGCCAGTCGTTACACTTTACCACTGGGATATTCCGCAAGGGCTTCAAGACGAATATGGTGGATGGGAGTCGCGCAAAGTCGTAGAAGATTTCACTAACTACGCTGCCCTTCTATTCGAACGCTTTAACGGCCGAGTTAAATACTGGGTAACACTTAATGAACAAAACGTATTTATCTCACACGGTTACAAATTAGCGTATCACCCACCTGGCGTTTCTGACGACAAGCGTATGTTTGCGGCAAATCACAATGCGAACTTGGCGAATGCTTCTGCAATTGCTAAATTCCGCGAGCTAGGTACATCCGGAAAAATTGGCCCAAGTTTCGCTTACGGACCAAGTTACTCCATCGATGCCAACCCAGCGAACGTGTTAGCTTCTGAAAACTCCGAAGAATTCAACGCCCATTTCTGGATGGATGTTTACACATGGGGTGAATATCCTACTGCTACTTGGAACTGGCTGGAAGAGCACGGTCTTGCACCGGAAATCTTACCAGGCGATACGGAACTTCTGAAAAAAGGAAAACCTGATTTCATGGGAGTTAACTATTACCGCTCAATGACTCATGCATTTAATGGGAAAGACGGCGTTGGTTCTGGGAAAATGAACACAACTGGCGAAAAAGGCACTTCCGAGGAAACTGGTGTACCGGGGTTATACAAAAACACCAATAATCCTTACTTAGAGAAAACGAATTGGGACTGGGATATTGATCCAACTGGCTTGCGCATTGGCTTACGTAGAATTACTAACCGCTATAAATTACCAATCATGATTACAGAAAACGGTCTTGGTGAGTATGATAGCTTGACGGAAGACCATAAAATCCATGATGAGTACCGGATTGAATACATTCGCGCGCATGCTCTAGCAATCCAAGAAGCAATCACGGACGGTGTAGAGATGCTTGGTTACTGCACTTGGAGCTTCACAGATTTACTAAGCTGGTTAAACGGCTACCAAAAACGTTACGGTTTCGTATATGTTGACCGCGATGAAAATGATGAAAAAGAATTAAAACGCTATAAAAAAGACAGTTTTTACTGGTATAAAAAGACAATCGAAGCAAACGGAGCTAATTTAGTAGAAGAACAGGGCAAATAAGCCTTGTTCTCTCTCTGCTTCAACCATTTTGGGAGGGAAAATCTTAATGAAAAAAATATTACTTGTATGTGCGGCCGGAATGTCGACAAGCTTACTAGTTACTAAAATGAAAGCGCACGCAACCTCTATCGGGGAAGAAATTGAAATTGAAGCATTGCCAGTATCTGAAGCTAGTAACGTAGTAGATAAAATGGATATCGTTATGCTTGGACCTCAAGTCCGTTACCAAAAACCGCAAGTGGATGAACTTGTACAAGGTCGCATCCCTGTTGTTGTAATTGATATGAAAGATTATGGTATGTTAAACGGGAAAGCCGTTCTTGAAAAAGCTTTCGCGGAAATTGGTTAAGGGAGTTTCATTTAAAATAGGGAGGTTTTAAAATGAGTATGATGTCAAAATTTGAACACGGCATGGAACGTGTTTTAGTACCAGTTGCGAATAAATTGAACTCGCAGCGCCATATTGCAGCAATTCGTGATGCATTTATTTTAGTTTTCCCATTAATTATGGCTGGTTCAATTATCACTTTGATTAACTTCGCAGTATTATCACCGGATGGCTTTATTGCAAAAATCTTATTCCTAGGGAAAATTTTCCCTAATTTAGCAGATGCACAGGCTGTATTTTCGCCGGTAATGCAAGGTTCAACCAATATTATGGCGATTCTGATTGTATTCTTAGTCGCACGGAATCTCGCCATCTTCTTTAAACAGGATGATTTGCTCTGTGGACTTACCTCGATAGGTGCATTCTTTATCGTTTATACACCTTACACAGTGGTTGACAATGCATCTTACATGACAATCAAATTCTTAGGCGCACAAGGCCTTTTCGTTGCGATTATCGTAGCGATTATTACTGGGGAAGTATTTAGCCGTCTAGCTAGATCCCCTCGTTTAATGATTAAAATGCCTGACCAAGTACCACCAGCAGTTGCTCGTTCTTTTAAAGTATTAATTCCAGTTATCATCATCACTATTCTTTTCTCTGTAATTAACTACTTAATCACTTTAGTCGCTCCAGAAGGTTTAAACGACCTTGTTTACACAGTTATTCAAGCGCCACTTAAAGACATGGGAACTAACGTATTCTCTGTTATCATCATTGGACTTGTTTCTAACTTACTTTGGGTTCTTGGTATTCACGGACCTAACACAGTTGCGGCTATTCGTGACACCATCTTCACTGAACCAAACTTAGATAACTTATCTTACGTAGCACAACATGGTTCTGCTTGGGGCGCACCTTACCCAGCAACATGGGCTGGCCTAAATGACGGATTCGCAAACTACGGCGGATCTGGTATGACTCTAGGTTTACTGATTGCTATCTTTATCGCATCCCGTCGTGCAGACTACCGCGATATCGCGAAACTTTCTCTTGCACCAGGGATTTTCAACATCAATGAACCAGTTATTTTCGGTTTACCAATCGTATTAAACCCAATTATGGTGATTCCTTTTATCATTACACCAGCAATCAATACATTAATTGGTTACTTCTTCATCTCAACAAAACTTATTCCACCTGTCGCCTATCAAGTGCCTTGGACAACTCCGGGACCACTGATTCCATTCCTTGGTACAGGAGGAAACTGGCTCGCGCTTCTGGTCGGCTTGCTCTGTCTAGCCGTCGCAACAGTTATTTATCTACCATTCGTACTTGTATCTAACAAAATTGCCGCGAGTGATGCTGCAATGGACAAAAATGCAACAGCCTCAACGGAACAATAGGATGTGACAAAATGAAAATTGCAGCTTTTGATATCGGTGGAACGGCCCTTAAAATGGGGGTCGTTTTGCCGCATGGTGAAATTATTTTAACAAAATCAGCCGAAATCAGCGGTAGCGACGGCGACCAAATTTTAGCAGAAATGAAATTGTTTCTTGTTGAAAATACTGACGTGACCGGCATTGCAGTCAGCGCACCGGGCTACGTGAATCCGAAAACCGGGCTTATCACAATGGGCGGCGCTATTCGTAGATTTGATAACTTTAATTTGAAAGAATGGCTCGAAGCGGAAACCGGACTTCCTGTTGCCATCGAAAATGACGCCAATTGTGCCCTACTCGCTGAAAAATGGCTTGGTAAAGGGCAAGATTTGGATGATTTTCTTTGTTTAACGATCGGAACTGGGATTGGTGGCGGTATTTTTTCCAATGGTGAATTAGTTCGCGGCGGTCGTTTCCGGGCTGGCGAGTTTGGTTATATGTTTAGCGAACGTCCTGGTGCTTTCCGTCCTGGCAAATATACGCTAAATGAGACCACAACCATGCTCGTTCTTCGTAGACAATACGCGGAACTTACTGGGCGCCCTTTGGAAGAGATTACTGGTGAAGAAATTTTTGCTAATTATGATGCGCATGATGCCGTTTCGGAACGACTTATTACTGAGTTTTATACCGGGATTTGTACGGGGCTTTATAATTTAATTTACCTGTTCGATCCAACGCACATTTTTATCGGTGGTGGAATTACAAGCCGCCCTACTTTTATCGCGGAGCTAAAGCATCATATGGAGAGCTTTGGACTGCGTGACACAATTATTGAAACAGCAACACATAAAAACCAAGCTGGCCTACTCGGCGCAGTGTATCACTTTTTACAGGAGGAAAATAGACATGAATGAAATGGAAACAGTTATTTTTGGCATGATTAGCCAAGTTGGTTCTGCGAGAAGCAGTTACTTAGAAGGACTTCGTGCGGCTCGTGAAGGCAATTTCGAGGAAGCAGAAGCAAAACTAAAAGAAGGCGGCGAAACACTCGCAAACGGGCACCACGAGCATCATAAGCTAATCCAAAAAGAAGCTTCCGGTGAAAAAGTGGAAATTCAATTACTTTTAATCCATGCGGAAGACTTACTCATCACAACCGAAACATTAAGAGAAGTTGTCACTGAGTTCGTGCATGTATATAAGAAAATCAACTAATAAAAAAGCGTGTAGGCCTCAAAACCTACACGCTTTTTATTATTCTTCTTGTTCTTGATTATAATTTTTCTTCGCCATCGCTTCCAGTAAAAACAGCACCGGAATTTGTGTCGTAATATTCGTCTTATCAACCATTTCTTGCGTTACATAATACGGAATATTAACATCAGATAAGCCCGCAAGCGTGTTGTGGCTCGTATTGGTTATACTAATAATCCGACTGCCATATTGTTGCATATTTTGCGCCTGTTCAAGCACCTGGTCCGTCTCGCCTGACACAGAAAGTATAATCATCACTGCTTTATTTTTAAATTGCTCTCCCGGGTTGGGATAAAATGGATCTTTAATATAAAACGTCCGCTTTTTCATATTGGAGAAAAAACGACTGCCGTACTCTGCTAAAATCCCTGAAGTCCCGATTCCGAAAAACACGACTAAATCAGCTTCATTGATAATTTCCGCCGCCGCATCTAACACATGATCATAATCACGATTCATTGTCCGTTCAAAGAATTCCTCTAAAACTTCTACTGTATCCGCCGTTTTTTTCTTCACTTCACGTGTCGCTTCTTGTTTTAGCTTCACTTTAAATTCAGAAAAACCTTCACAGCCTAATTTTCTTGTAAATCGAACAATCGAAGCCGGCGAAACGTGCGTCACTTCCGAAAGCTCGCGCACTCTCATAAACATAACTTTGTCCCGATTGTCCATTATGTACCGGTATAAATGATGCTCTGTCTCTGTAAATTGCCTAATCACTTCATACGAAAACATAAGTTTATTCACCTCATCTGTATCAGTATTTCCCGGGAAATAAAAACAGGCGACCGCTTCGCATTATGCAATCTAGGTCACCTGTCCGTGTCCATCTTCTTATAAGGATGGAATATTTTTCTTTTTCTTCACATAGAAACGTAGGGCAATAATAATTGCACCACCAACTGTGTTAACAATCGGACTTAACGCTACATTAATATTTGGAGGAATTGTCACTTGTACAATCGTCATTACAAACATCCATACCGCAATGACTCCGACCGCTACTAGTAAGTATTTTATTGTTCCACCTTTTTGACCAGCGCGCATGTTAGAAGCGTATTTACGCAAGATAAGCATTGCGAAGCCACCAACAACTGCAGTGATTAATAACACGATAATTCCTAAAGTCTGTGCATTTTTTTGGAAATAAGCACTAATTCCTGAAATCAGCATCATCGCTCCAAGTACAAGGAGTCCACCGTCAAGTACTAGCCACCATTTATCCGTGTTTTGCTCCACTGTAGCAGCTTTCACATCTAAAGAAACAACATATTCTGTTGGTGTTAAATTAAATAATTTTCTCGCTGTGATGCCTTTTTTCTGTTCGGCTAAAATCTTTTCACTCATTTCATAAACAATAATTTCTTGTTGTTCTTCGCCGTAATGAGTTTCTCGCAAATGCTTTTCGACTTCCATAACATATTGCAAGTTCCGCTTCGTTAAATTAGCTTTCAATTCAGCTAATTGCGGTTTAATCGTTTCTGTTTCTGTCGTCAATGCTAAATCCTCCCTCGCTCATTCTATCCTCTATTATACCGGACTTGCCTACTATAAAAAAGCTATTTTTTTAATTCGTTTTAGACAATTGGAAAAGCCCACGCATTTTGTTTAAAATGTAGAGTGCCAAAATGAAACTACCAATCGTCGCTCCTATTCCCCAAGCTAAATAGCCAACGAAACCAAGCTCTGTATCTGTCACTGCCAAATTAGCCGCAGTCATCCCAACAAATAACGAAAATAACACTAAAAACGGCCATTTAACCCAAGAAAATGCAAATAAATAACCACTTCGTTCAATGTGCTGCTTCTTATATAAGATTAAAATAGCAACGACCATGAGTACACTTAATATTACGCTAAAAATCACAGCCCCAAACGATGCGGACTCAAACGAAAACGGAGAAAACACATTCACATAATCCTCAAATCGTAGCAGTTTAGACATCCCTTTATCTCCACCATGCGGCCAAATAAAGTTATACATATTATCTAAAGTAGGATTTAACACGTTCGGCAGTAACATC of Listeria monocytogenes contains these proteins:
- the bglK gene encoding beta-glucoside kinase, with protein sequence MKIAAFDIGGTALKMGVVLPHGEIILTKSAEISGSDGDQILAEMKLFLVENTDVTGIAVSAPGYVNPKTGLITMGGAIRRFDNFNLKEWLEAETGLPVAIENDANCALLAEKWLGKGQDLDDFLCLTIGTGIGGGIFSNGELVRGGRFRAGEFGYMFSERPGAFRPGKYTLNETTTMLVLRRQYAELTGRPLEEITGEEIFANYDAHDAVSERLITEFYTGICTGLYNLIYLFDPTHIFIGGGITSRPTFIAELKHHMESFGLRDTIIETATHKNQAGLLGAVYHFLQEENRHE
- a CDS encoding DUF1129 domain-containing protein; protein product: MTTETETIKPQLAELKANLTKRNLQYVMEVEKHLRETHYGEEQQEIIVYEMSEKILAEQKKGITARKLFNLTPTEYVVSLDVKAATVEQNTDKWWLVLDGGLLVLGAMMLISGISAYFQKNAQTLGIIVLLITAVVGGFAMLILRKYASNMRAGQKGGTIKYLLVAVGVIAVWMFVMTIVQVTIPPNINVALSPIVNTVGGAIIIALRFYVKKKKNIPSL
- a CDS encoding ADP-ribose-binding protein, with the protein product MEITIVKGDITEQEVDVIVNAANSGLLGGGGVDGAIHQAAGPDLLKECQEVINRIGSCPAGEAVITSAGDLKATYIIHAVGPIWKDGEHQEANKLASCYWKALDLAAGKDLTSIAFPNISTGVYGFPKKLAAEVALYTVRKWVEEEYDASIKEIRFVCFDEENLKLYNKLINSEVV
- the abc-f gene encoding ribosomal protection-like ABC-F family protein translates to MTIVAMNEVVKSFTGDIILEKVSLQLEEGERVGLIGRNGEGKSTILKILKGTEGVDSGIVTSKKGARIGLLEQLSSVDPNIIVEHYLRTSFGELEDMEKELRSLEAEMATNASEKLMNRYGDKMALFGELGGYEMDANLNKVVNGLGIGLLLSQRWGDLSGGEKTKAALAHLLLQKTDLLLLDEPTNHLDLMAVEWLTAFLQHYSGTVLVVSHDRYFLDEVVEKMVELENRELIVYHTNFSGYLKEREERLLREFQDYKDQQKKIKKMQQAIKRLRQWAMQANPPNDAMFRRAKNMERALERMEKVKRPVLTQKQMQLQFDEAGRSGQEVVVMENLSKSFSEKAIVQDVSLQIRQGERVAIIGENGAGKSTLLKIMEGKVVPDGGMIKVGASVKIASLSQQMEELNEALTVLDAFRDKVAVTEGEARQMLAGFMFYGEMVFRKVGNISGGERMRLRLAQFINMPVNTLILDEPTNHLDIASREILEEALRAFSGTIITVSHDRYFIDQLCSKVIWLENKQLTVYEGNYSYATSKRR
- a CDS encoding PTS lactose/cellobiose transporter subunit IIA; the protein is MNEMETVIFGMISQVGSARSSYLEGLRAAREGNFEEAEAKLKEGGETLANGHHEHHKLIQKEASGEKVEIQLLLIHAEDLLITTETLREVVTEFVHVYKKIN
- the guaB gene encoding IMP dehydrogenase; the protein is MWETKFAKEGLTFDDVLLVPAKSDVLPNDVDLSVEMAPSLKLNVPIWSAGMDTITEAKMAIAIARQGGIGVVHKNMSIEQQAEEIEKVKRSESGVIIDPFYLTPDHQVFAAEHLMGKYRISGVPIVNNEKERKLVGILTNRDLRFISDYSTVIKDVMTKENLVTAPVGTTLKQAEQILQKHRIEKLPLVDEAGILKGLITIKDIEKVIEFPNSAKDKHGRLLAAAAVGITNDTFVRVEKLIEAGVDAIVIDTAHGHSAGVINKISEIRQTFKDVVIVAGNVATAEGARALFEVGVDIVKVGIGPGSICTTRVVAGVGVPQITAIYDCATVAREFGKTIIADGGIKYSGDIVKALAAGGNAVMLGSMLAGTDESPGETEIFQGRQFKTYRGMGSLAAMEHGSKDRYFQADAKKLVPEGIEGRVPYKGSVADIIFQLVGGIRSGMGYTGSPDLRHLREEAAFVRMTGAGLRESHPHDIQITKEAPNYSIS
- a CDS encoding PTS sugar transporter subunit IIB, which gives rise to MKKILLVCAAGMSTSLLVTKMKAHATSIGEEIEIEALPVSEASNVVDKMDIVMLGPQVRYQKPQVDELVQGRIPVVVIDMKDYGMLNGKAVLEKAFAEIG
- a CDS encoding glycoside hydrolase family 1 protein, whose amino-acid sequence is MEHNKLKPFPKDFLWGSASAAYQVEGAWDEDGKGPSVWDEFVRIPGTTFKETNGDVAVDNYHRYKEDVALMAEQGLKAYRFSVAWSRVIPHGNGEVNEAGLKFYDNLIDELLSYGIEPVVTLYHWDIPQGLQDEYGGWESRKVVEDFTNYAALLFERFNGRVKYWVTLNEQNVFISHGYKLAYHPPGVSDDKRMFAANHNANLANASAIAKFRELGTSGKIGPSFAYGPSYSIDANPANVLASENSEEFNAHFWMDVYTWGEYPTATWNWLEEHGLAPEILPGDTELLKKGKPDFMGVNYYRSMTHAFNGKDGVGSGKMNTTGEKGTSEETGVPGLYKNTNNPYLEKTNWDWDIDPTGLRIGLRRITNRYKLPIMITENGLGEYDSLTEDHKIHDEYRIEYIRAHALAIQEAITDGVEMLGYCTWSFTDLLSWLNGYQKRYGFVYVDRDENDEKELKRYKKDSFYWYKKTIEANGANLVEEQGK
- a CDS encoding PTS sugar transporter subunit IIC, which encodes MSMMSKFEHGMERVLVPVANKLNSQRHIAAIRDAFILVFPLIMAGSIITLINFAVLSPDGFIAKILFLGKIFPNLADAQAVFSPVMQGSTNIMAILIVFLVARNLAIFFKQDDLLCGLTSIGAFFIVYTPYTVVDNASYMTIKFLGAQGLFVAIIVAIITGEVFSRLARSPRLMIKMPDQVPPAVARSFKVLIPVIIITILFSVINYLITLVAPEGLNDLVYTVIQAPLKDMGTNVFSVIIIGLVSNLLWVLGIHGPNTVAAIRDTIFTEPNLDNLSYVAQHGSAWGAPYPATWAGLNDGFANYGGSGMTLGLLIAIFIASRRADYRDIAKLSLAPGIFNINEPVIFGLPIVLNPIMVIPFIITPAINTLIGYFFISTKLIPPVAYQVPWTTPGPLIPFLGTGGNWLALLVGLLCLAVATVIYLPFVLVSNKIAASDAAMDKNATASTEQ
- a CDS encoding MurR/RpiR family transcriptional regulator, translated to MFSYEVIRQFTETEHHLYRYIMDNRDKVMFMRVRELSEVTHVSPASIVRFTRKLGCEGFSEFKVKLKQEATREVKKKTADTVEVLEEFFERTMNRDYDHVLDAAAEIINEADLVVFFGIGTSGILAEYGSRFFSNMKKRTFYIKDPFYPNPGEQFKNKAVMIILSVSGETDQVLEQAQNMQQYGSRIISITNTSHNTLAGLSDVNIPYYVTQEMVDKTNITTQIPVLFLLEAMAKKNYNQEQEE